Proteins from a genomic interval of Trifolium pratense cultivar HEN17-A07 linkage group LG6, ARS_RC_1.1, whole genome shotgun sequence:
- the LOC123891188 gene encoding proteasome subunit alpha type-4-like, producing the protein MSRRYDSRTTIFSPEGRLHQVEYAMEAIGNAGSAIGILAKDGVVLVGEKKVTSKLLQTSTSTEKMYKIDDHVACAVAGIMSDANILINTARIQAQRYSFAYQEPMPVEQLVQSLCDTKQGYTQFGGLRPFGVSFLFAGWDKNYGLQLYMSDPSGNYGGWKAGAIGANNQAAQSILKQDYKDDITREEAVQLALKVLSKTMDSTSLTSEKLELAEVFLSPSGKVKYQVCSPENLTKLLVKSGVTQPATDTA; encoded by the coding sequence ATGTCTCGAAGATATGATAGCCGTACAACAATCTTCTCTCCCGAAGGACGTCTTCACCAAGTGGAGTATGCAATGGAAGCTATTGGAAATGCCGGCTCTGCAATAGGAATCTTGGCAAAAGATGGGGTTGTTCTAGTTGGTGAAAAGAAGGTGACATCCAAGCTGCTGCAAACCTCAACTTCAACTGAGAAAATGTACAAAATCGATGATCACGTTGCATGTGCTGTTGCCGGGATTATGTCTGATGCCAACATCCTAATCAATACTGCTAGAATCCAAGCACAGCGTTACTCATTTGCTTACCAAGAGCCAATGCCTGTTGAGCAGTTGGTTCAATCTCTTTGTGATACCAAGCAAGGTTACACACAATTTGGTGGTCTCCGTCCGTTTGGAGTCTCTTTCCTATTTGCAGGATGGGACAAAAATTACGGCCTTCAACTTTACATGAGTGATCCTAGTGGAAATTATGGTGGTTGGAAAGCCGGTGCTATTGGTGCCAACAACCAGGCAGCACAGTCAATTCTAAAACAGGACTACAAGGATGATATCACAAGGGAAGAAGCGGTTCAACTTGCACTAAAGGTACTGAGTAAAACTATGGACAGTACTAGTCTTACCTCGGAGAAGCTTGAACTTGCAGAAGTTTTTCTTTCACCCTCTGGAAAAGTCAAGTATCAAGTTTGTTCCCCAGAGAATTTGACTAAGCTGTTGGTGAAGTCTGGGGTGACCCAACCAGCAACAGACACTGCTTAG
- the LOC123891187 gene encoding protein trichome birefringence-like 34, with translation MTIAKAYQIIVIGNTWGIKNIFHSLVAILTTLLVITTIYQTQDRSGVKLSQKINVSIDSLNSSKCDLFSGKWVFDNVSYPLYKEKECSFMSDQLACEKFGRKDLSYQNWRWKPHQCDLPRFNATKLLERLRNKRLVFVGDSLNRGQWVSMVCLVDSIIPSSLKSMQSIANGSLNIFKIKEYNATIENYWSPLLVESNSDDPVNHRVPERTVRIKAIEKHAKYWTDADYIVFNTYLWWRRPLMNALWGSFGDPNGIYKRVEMLRVYEMAMRTWSDWLEVHVNRNKTQLFFVSMSPTHERAEEWGATKGDNCYKETDMIAKEGYWGKGSDPKMMQVVENVLDDLKTRGLNVQMLNITQLSEYRKEGHPSIYRKQWEPLTREQISNPNGYADCIHWCLPGVPDVWNELLYAYIFDQ, from the exons CCAAATAATAGTGATAGGAAACACTTGGGGAATCAAAAATATCTTTCATTCTCTTGTAGCAATCTTAACCACTCTTTTAGTTATCACAACCATTTATCAAACACAAGATAGATCAGGAGTAAAACTATCTCAAAAAATAAATGTCTCTATTGACTCATTAAATTCATCAAAGTGTGACTTATTTTCTGGTAAGTGGGTTTTTGATAATGTATCTTATCCATTATATAAAGAGAAGGAATGTTCTTTCATGTCAGATCAATTGGCTTGTGAGAAGTTTGGAAGGAAGGACTTAAGTTACCAAAATTGGAGGTGGAAGCCTCACCAATGTGACTTGCCTAG GTTCAATGCCACAAAATTGCTTGAAAGGCTAAGGAACAAGAGGCTTGTATTTGTGGGGGATTCACTCAACAGAGGCCAATGGGTTTCTATGGTTTGTCTTGTTGACTCTATAATACCTTCATCTCTCAAATCCATGCAATCCATTGCCAATGGTTCATTAAACATTTTCAAGATCAAA GAATACAATGCAACCATTGAGAATTATTGGTCACCATTACTAGTAGAATCAAATTCAGATGATCCAGTAAATCATAGGGTACCTGAAAGGACTGTTAGAATCAAGGCCATTGAAAAGCATGCAAAGTATTGGACTGATGCAGACTATATAGTTTTTAACACTTACCTATGGTGGAGAAGGCCTCTTATGAATGCTCT GTGGGGATCATTTGGGGACCCAAATGGGATTTATAAAAGAGTTGAAATGTTGAGAGTGTACGAAATGGCTATGAGGACATGGTCTGATTGGTTGGAAGTTCATGTCAATCGTAACAAGACCCAGTTGTTTTTTGTTAGCATGTCACCTACTCATGAAAG GGCTGAGGAATGGGGAGCTACTAAGGGTGACAATTGTTACAAAGAAACAGATATGATTGCAAAAGAAGGGTATTGGGGGAAAGGATCTGATCCTAAAATGATGCAAGTGGTGGAGAATGTACTTGATGATTTGAAAACAAGAGGTTTGAATGTTCAAATGCTTAACATCACACAGCTTTCAGAATACAGAAAAGAAGGTCACCCATCTATCTATAGGAAACAGTGGGAACCTCTAACTCGAGAACAGATATCAAATccaaatggttatgcagattgCATACATTGGTGCCTACCAGGAGTTCCTGATGTATGGAATGAGCTCCTTTATGCCTATATTTTCgatcaataa